A segment of the Parasynechococcus marenigrum WH 8102 genome:
GATTACAAGCGTGTTCAAATCAAGGATATTGATTTAGGCCGCAAGCTCGGATACACCGAGATGCTCGATGTCATTTCGTATTTCCATTTGGCACAATCCAGCATGCAAGCCCAGATGGCTCAAGCACCTGTCGAACCCAAGCAGCTACCAGCAAGCTCCGAGAGCTCTTCAGAAGCTCTTGAAGCTATGGCTAAACCCAGGCGATCTAGGCGCAAGTCCAAAGCACCTGCAAAGGCTACAACCGCATGAATACATAGCCTCGCATTTCTAGCGGGGCTTTTTTTGATACTTGATAGCCGGTTAACACCGGCTGTTTTTTTAGTGGTCGAAATGTAAAAGATGGATAGTTCCAACCAGGATCTTGCGGCATCAACAACTTCGGCCACCAAACCCACTAGCTATGCACACTATGCGCTTCAAAATCCCAGGCCGCGACATCCAAGTTCGCATTGTCGAACGTGTCATGACGAATGACCCACAATATGACATATTTGATGTTGGTATTGAGTACCAAGATGGATCAATTGATTCACTCGTCGTACCAGGAAGCGGCTCTTACAAATCGGCAAAGGCTTTTGTCAAACGTATTGACGACAAAGCGCAGACAAAAGAATCAATTGCTACAGTCTGAATAAAATTGCCTGCAATAACTGCAGGCTTTTTTTATTTTCTATCTATCTTTAGGCTTGCATTACTAGCTGCATTTGCGAATATTTAAATAATTGGCATTGGAACGATGGGTATTTTTGCTGCCACATTGTCAAGCGTAAGCATTTTAATTTCTATTCCACTTATCCAAACGTATTTAAAGACTAATGAATCAAAACAGGCAATATTAATGGACTGTATTAGCAGGCAAATCATATCTCCGCTATGCACTGATTTGTATCTTCGAAATCCAGGCAAAACTTACGCTGGACATTAACGAACCTTTAAATTTTAAGAAGTGTTACAAACCTTAATAGGATCTGTTCCATGTCACGTTCCATGCTCTGTTCCATGTTTGTTCCGTTCCACTGACAGTGGCAAACCCTTTAGTATGACACGAACATGCACGTCTACTTCTGGTCCGTCACGTCCTCACCGAGGGCCAGCACCAGGGCCTCGGTGACCCCATCGGCCTCCAGGAGGGCAAGATCAAGACCACTGGCCAAGGCACCTAGTCCACTGCCACGGGGCACCACCGCCCGCCGGAATCCGAGCCGCGCTGCCTCCTGCAGGCGTAACTCCAGCTGACCGACCGGTCTGAGCTGCCCCCCCAGACCGAGCTCGCCGACCAGCACCGTCCCCGGCGGGAGGGTGAGATCGCGAAAACTGGCCACCACCGCAGCCGCCACCCCAAGATCCGCCGCCGGCTCCTCCACCTCCAGCCCACCGGCCACGGCCAGGTAACAGTCAAAGCGGGAGAGGGGTAACCCCATGTGCTTTTCCAGCACCGCCAGGATCTGGTGAAGCCGGTTGGTGCCGATGCCCGTGGCCGTGCGTCGAGGGCTGGCATAGCTGGTGACATTGACCAGGGCCTGCAGGTCCACCACCAGCGAACGTGATCCCTCACAGGCCACGATCGTGGCGACACCCGAGGCACGGGTTTCACTCAGGAACAACTCGCTGGGATTGCTCACCTCCTCCAGGCCCTGGGCCTGCATCTCGAACAGTCCCAGTTCATGGGTGGCTCCGAAACGGTTTTTCACGGCCCGCAACAGCCGGTGACTGGCAAAGCGGTCCCCTTCGAAGGTGAGCACCGCGTCCACCAGGTGTTCCAGCACCTTGGGTCCAGCCAACATTCCCTCCTTGGTCACGTGGCCCACCAACAACAGGGCTGTGGTCTGGCGTTTGGCCAGCCGTTGCAAGGCGGCGGCACATTCCCGCACCTGACCAACCGAGCCGGGAGCACTGGGGAGGTTGGCGTCGTGAAGTGCCTGGATGCTGTCGATGATCGCCACGGCAGGACGCAGGGCCTCCAGCTCCTCCAGCACCAGCTCGAGGTCGGTTTCCGCCAGCAGCTGCAGATCAGAGGGGCCACCCGCCAGGCGCTGCCAACGCAGCTTCACCTGCTGGGCCGACTCCTCAGCACTCACATACAGCACTGAGGTTTGAGCAGCCATCGTCGACGCGCTCTGCAGCAGCAGGGTGCTCTTACCGATGCCCGGATCTCCCCCCACCAGCACCAGGGAGCCCGGCACCAGCCCGCCACCCAGCACCCGATCAAATTCACCGGAACCCGTTGGCAATCGCCGGATCGGCTGATCCTCCAGCGAGGCCATGGCTGTGGAGCGTT
Coding sequences within it:
- the radA gene encoding DNA repair protein RadA: MPKSAVVFHCQVCGAQSRQFFGRCPECGSWNSLVEQSQPANDGGRRRRAPDADRPSTPKRSTAMASLEDQPIRRLPTGSGEFDRVLGGGLVPGSLVLVGGDPGIGKSTLLLQSASTMAAQTSVLYVSAEESAQQVKLRWQRLAGGPSDLQLLAETDLELVLEELEALRPAVAIIDSIQALHDANLPSAPGSVGQVRECAAALQRLAKRQTTALLLVGHVTKEGMLAGPKVLEHLVDAVLTFEGDRFASHRLLRAVKNRFGATHELGLFEMQAQGLEEVSNPSELFLSETRASGVATIVACEGSRSLVVDLQALVNVTSYASPRRTATGIGTNRLHQILAVLEKHMGLPLSRFDCYLAVAGGLEVEEPAADLGVAAAVVASFRDLTLPPGTVLVGELGLGGQLRPVGQLELRLQEAARLGFRRAVVPRGSGLGALASGLDLALLEADGVTEALVLALGEDVTDQK